One segment of Daphnia magna isolate NIES linkage group LG2, ASM2063170v1.1, whole genome shotgun sequence DNA contains the following:
- the LOC116917941 gene encoding uncharacterized protein LOC116917941: MRVDRGVYTLRGWLAFVAFLDFAQALRSWLDKDVFLGSYYSNQNFSISNEDNQRLPVPSSTARLLIVYSVQNGSILLLSAFCIHHWSMAVMAMFSLLLKMTYLILEALKFKSSAFNFHIIFPVMVDGITLVALSFSPRLLKKEMLNYQENEEILKLCNGKPIYLPPKKKRT; encoded by the exons ATGAGGGTAGATAGAGGAGTGTACACTTTAAGAGGATGGTTAGCTTTTGTGGCCTTTTTAGATTTTGCTCAAGCTCTTCGTTCTTGGCTCGACAAGGACGTATTCTTGGGGTCTTATTACAGCAATCAAAATTTCTCTATCAGCAATGAAGACAATCAAAGAT TACCTGTACCATCTTCAACTGCAAGGCTCTTAATAGTGTACTCAGTTCAAAATGGAAGCATTCTTTTACTGAGTGCCTTTTGCATTCACCACTGGTC GATGGCAGTAATGGCAATGTTTTCACTCT TGCTGAAAATGACATACCTGATACTTGAAGCACTGAAATTCAAAAGCTCTGCATTCAATTTTCATATAATTTTCCCAGTCATGGTAGATG GTATCACTCTGGTTGCTCTATCATTTTCTCCAAGATTACTAAAGAAAGAGATGTTGAATTaccaagaaaatgaagagaTCTTGAAACTGTGCAATGGTAAACCCATCTACCTACCACCAAAGAAGAAACGTACCTGA
- the LOC116917921 gene encoding actin-related protein 8 yields MNTSATQEQSQSEPIQAQTCIIIHPGSKNLRIGRASDVNPHTILHAIARPRRPKGPLHRDPVLIPTVVLSKENKLQVDETYQSMRGTLQSCLRSDGTPRPATSTQQVALANKQCTPIQGSVSKLQFVTKSDVEDYVIGDQVLYAHSDDQFNVHFPFRHGDLNIHSGVGGSLSSILADLETIWGHCITNLLEIPKTELKHYRAVLVIPDIYNRLFLKELVGLLLIQLGFGGCFLVQDHVAATFGAGLGAACVVDLGDQKTSVSCVEDALSQRATRIRLDYGGSDITQAFFYLLQRAGFPYKECQPQHPLDSALLTRIKEGYCHLNLDFCGLRDVNFVVERPGVATLRYHIKIGDELLLAPLGLFNTEVFALTGQDKRGQGQANASGDPEDPHDANYLRETSRRAHKEALENQSTSTASMDPIDNSTNAGGQGEEDLVVDSLAADAAPDDLPQQQLLYSLDQAILHSIERCSSDDMKRRMYSCILLVGGGAKFEGLSTWLHNRLLLQIPFQFRPEQTEIIVGPKEMDPSMVAWKGAAIMSCLESAQELWIRPTEWKKIGVRLLRERAPFYW; encoded by the exons ATGAATACATCAGCTACTCAAGAACAGTCCCAGAgtgaa CCAATACAAGCTCAAACTTGTATTATAATTCATCCCGGCTCTAAAAATCTCCGGATTGGTCGGGCTTCGGACGTCAATCCACATACCATCCTTCACGCTATTGCCAGGCCAAGGCGACCTAAAGGACCTTTGCATAGGGATCCTGTGCTTATTCCAACAGTAGTATTG tctaaagaaaacaaattgcaagTAGATGAAACATACCAGTCTATGAGAGGAACTTTGCAATCTTGTCTCAGGTCAGATGGCACTCCTCGGCCTGCTACTTCTACCCAACAAGTAGCATTAGCAAACAAACAATGCACTCCCATTCAAGGTTCAGTGTCAAAGTTACAATTTGTAACAAAATCTGATGTTGAGGACTATGTTATTGGAGATCAG GTGTTATATGCTCATTCTGATGACCAATTTAATGTTCACTTTCCTTTTCGGCATGGTGATTTGAACATTCATTCTGGTGTGGGTGGATCTTTGAGCTCCATTCTTGCAGATCTGGAAACTATTTGGGGCCATTGTATTACAAACTTGCTAGAAATCCCAAAAACAGAATTGAAG CACTACAGGGCTGTTTTGGTCATTCCTGACATTTACAATCGACTTTTCCTTAAAGAGTTAGTCGGTTTGCTACTTATTCAGCTTGGATTTGGAGGCTGCTTTCTCGTACAAGATCACGTAGCTGCAACTTTCGGTGCAGGACTTGGAGCAGCTTGCGTGGTCGATTTGGGTGATCAGAAAACATCAGTTTCTTGCGTTGAAGATGCGCTTTCGCAAAGAGCAACCCGA ATTCGTTTAGATTATGGGGGGTCTGACATCACACAAGCATTTTTCTACTTACTACAGCGTGCAGGTTTCCCGTATAAAGAATGCCAACCACAACACCCACTAGACAGCGCCCTTTTGACAAGGATTAAAGAAGGATATTGCCATTTAAATCTC GACTTCTGTGGTCTCAGGGACGTGAACTTTGTGGTTGAAAGGCCAGGAGTAGCCACTCTTCGCTACCACATCAAG aTTGGCGATGAACTACTGTTAGCCCCTCTGGGGCTTTTTAACACCGAAGTGTTTGCATTAACTGGACAGGACAAGCGTGGCCAAGGCCAGGCCAATGCATCGGGGGATCCTGAGGATCCTCACGATGCAAACTATTTGCGTGAGACTAGC AGGAGGGCTCACAAAGAGGCCTTGGAAAACCAAAGCACTTCGACAGCTTCCATGGACCCGATCGACAATTCAACCAATGCTGGTGGTCAAGGCGAAGAAGATCTCGTTGTTGATAGTTTAGCCGCAGATGCAGCCCCTGATGATCTACCCCAACAGCAACTTTTATACAGTCTAGACCAAGCGATTCTTCATTCTATTGAGCGTTGTT CATCGGACGACATGAAACGCCGAATGTATTCTTGCATTCTTCTCGTTGGAGGTGGAGCGAAGTTCGAGGGATTGTCGACGTGGTTGCACAATAGGTTGTTACTCCAAATTCCCTTTCAGTTTCGACCGGAGCAGACAGAAATTATAGTTGGGCCAAAGGAAATGGATCCTTCGATGGTGGCGTGGAAAGGGGCAGCAATCATGTCTTGTTTAGAATCGGCACAAGAATTGTGGATACGACCAACTGAATGGAAAAAGATTGGCGTCAGACTTCTACGAGAAAGGGCCCCGTTCTACTGGTAG
- the LOC116917914 gene encoding uncharacterized protein LOC116917914 isoform X3 has translation MDSNEEKCDILRLPSELLLLLMELLSGKDVINFSLTCSRFLHVSRNFLRLLRFENCWMTGISVGDFKAHLTLSVDPFQLTECSFNNCYWLPAILLQNFIKKCENIEVLKISETKLNCGHLAHIFGKCKRITHLSMTLSHDDLKLTQKSGKNVSQPSTDVILQQTCLKDCYDSMQKLIQLELVLFHSSLRELTIFLSFCDNLKELTLVPVKDQDPSIHMNSPFSEVKGKFVLNSLVVVNMEEDSGGLRIPQQSSKRRYQEYLVFKTDMRHLKNHWNDASPCPVINDRFSSLTFKHLRIPRGMFEVWWIEKNVPSRTANSTDRELKADGWYMNDPLENIDLESIRNVREPFPVFIKKGLKAPNARLISCFYSDQGFSDFCLNHPHLKALKLKALPVYDDWGNAMLQTKNQVVGEEWYSNSWENLAGLQAFSVEPSLLAVDHKRERPTRKRKFGEPFYNAAESNPIVHLPVLGVVFKSCLQIEELEIGVFTDVSETFRIDGEDLAQITQCKLLRKLTLASFNIVEGVFLEEVLKECIHLESLRLKNLGSPLLCCYTKHLCAALPSARKLNTLSWSYPQFLCRF, from the exons ATGGATTCTAATGAAGAAAAGTGTGACATTCTACGTTTACCTTCTGAACTGTTGCTCCTTCTTATGGAACTTCTGTCGGGAAAGGACGTTATAAACTTTTCCTTAACTTGTAGTCGATTCTTACATGTCTCGCGCAATTTTCTCAG ATTGCTTCGGTTTGAAAATTGTTGGATGACAGGAATCTCAGTTGGAGATTTCAAAGCACATCTGACCCTTAGTGTTGATCCTTTCCAGCTAACAGAATGTAGCTTTAACAATTGTTATTGGCTTCCTGCAATCTTGCTTCAAAActtcataaaaaaatgtgaaaatatAGAAGTGCTTAAAATTTCAGAAACAAAACTTAATTGTGGACATTTGGCACATATTTTTGGAAAGTGTAAAAGAATTACTCATCTATCAATGACATTATCCCATGATGACCTCAAGTTAACTCAAAAGAGTGGGAAAAATGTTTCACAACCATCCACTGATGTTATTCTCCAGCAAACTTGTCTGAAGGACTGCTATGACAGTATGCAGAAACTCATTCAATTGGAGTTAGTTCTGTTTCATTCATCTCTCAGAGAGTTGACAATATTTTTAAG TTTCTGTGACAACTTAAAGGAGCTTACATTGGTACCAGTAAAAGATCAAGATCCAAGCATCCACATGAACAGCCCATTCAGTGAGGTGAAaggaaaatttgttttgaattCTTTGGTGGTGGTTAATATGGAAGAAGACAGTGGAGGGTTGCGAATACCCCAACAATCGTCAAAGCGTAGATATCAGGAGTATCTGGTTTTCAAAACAGATATGAGACATCTGAAAAACCACTGGAATGATGCTTCTCCCTGTCCTGTTATCAATGATAGGTTCTCTTCCTTAACGTTTAAACACCTGAGAATTCCAAGGGGAATGTTTGAAGTTTGGTggattgaaaaaaatgtaccTAGTCGCACAGCGAATTCGACCGATCGTGAATTAAAGGCTGATGGATGGTACATGAATGATCCACTAGAAAACATAGACTTGGAAAGCATCAGGAATGTGCGAGAACCTTTCCCGGTGTTTATAAAAAAAGGGTTGAAGGCCCCTAATGCTAGGTTGATTTCCTGCTTCTACTCTGACCAA gGATTCTCAGATTTTTGTCTTAATCACCCTCATCTCAAGGCACTGAAGTTGAAGGCGCTTCCAGTATATGATGACTGGGGCAACGCCATGTTACAAACGAAGAATCAAGTCGTTGGAGAAGAATGGTATTCAAACTCTTGGGAGAATCTCGCTGGGCTCCAAGCTTTCTCCGTTGAGCCTTCCCTATTGGCTGTTG ATCACAAACGAGAGAGGCCAACGCGAAAGCGTAAATTTGGCGAGCCATTTTATAATGCTGCTGAATCGAACCCAATTGTACATTTGCCTGTCCTCGGAGTAGTCTTTAAAAGTTGTTTGCAAATAGAAGAACTAGAAATTGGGGTCTTCACAGACGTAAGTGAAACGTTTCGCATTGATGGGGAAGATTTGGCTCAGATAACGCAATGCAAACTGCTTAGGAAACTGACACTTGCTAGCTTTAATATTGTCGAAGGGGTATTTTTGGAAGAG GTATTAAAAGAATGTATTCACCTTGAGAGCCTAAGGTTGAAGAATCTCGGATCGCCCCTCCTGTGTTGCTATACGAAGCATCTATGCGCCGCGCTTCCCAGTGCTCGGAAACTAAATACATTAAG TTGGTCGTATCCACAATTCTTGTGCCGATTCTAA
- the LOC116917914 gene encoding uncharacterized protein LOC116917914 isoform X2 — MDSNEEKCDILRLPSELLLLLMELLSGKDVINFSLTCSRFLHVSRNFLRLLRFENCWMTGISVGDFKAHLTLSVDPFQLTECSFNNCYWLPAILLQNFIKKCENIEVLKISETKLNCGHLAHIFGKCKRITHLSMTLSHDDLKLTQKSGKNVSQPSTDVILQQTCLKDCYDSMQKLIQLELVLFHSSLRELTIFLSFCDNLKELTLVPVKDQDPSIHMNSPFSEVKGKFVLNSLVVVNMEEDSGGLRIPQQSSKRRYQEYLVFKTDMRHLKNHWNDASPCPVINDRFSSLTFKHLRIPRGMFEVWWIEKNVPSRTANSTDRELKADGWYMNDPLENIDLESIRNVREPFPVFIKKGLKAPNARLISCFYSDQGFSDFCLNHPHLKALKLKALPVYDDWGNAMLQTKNQVVGEEWYSNSWENLAGLQAFSVEPSLLAVDHKRERPTRKRKFGEPFYNAAESNPIVHLPVLGVVFKSCLQIEELEIGVFTDVLKECIHLESLRLKNLGSPLLCCYTKHLCAALPSARKLNTLSIFQRNMVPLAKLLDSIEQCSALTRLGLVAPSDAAPFKWSAGVLTQRVIELCMKLQNLVAFFCVMNIPKSHKATVIKQLLHVMSPRRPSFCVDIQASDKNSLDHESFSLPLVHREVLVHCNSRIGVVPYDFKSFLL; from the exons ATGGATTCTAATGAAGAAAAGTGTGACATTCTACGTTTACCTTCTGAACTGTTGCTCCTTCTTATGGAACTTCTGTCGGGAAAGGACGTTATAAACTTTTCCTTAACTTGTAGTCGATTCTTACATGTCTCGCGCAATTTTCTCAG ATTGCTTCGGTTTGAAAATTGTTGGATGACAGGAATCTCAGTTGGAGATTTCAAAGCACATCTGACCCTTAGTGTTGATCCTTTCCAGCTAACAGAATGTAGCTTTAACAATTGTTATTGGCTTCCTGCAATCTTGCTTCAAAActtcataaaaaaatgtgaaaatatAGAAGTGCTTAAAATTTCAGAAACAAAACTTAATTGTGGACATTTGGCACATATTTTTGGAAAGTGTAAAAGAATTACTCATCTATCAATGACATTATCCCATGATGACCTCAAGTTAACTCAAAAGAGTGGGAAAAATGTTTCACAACCATCCACTGATGTTATTCTCCAGCAAACTTGTCTGAAGGACTGCTATGACAGTATGCAGAAACTCATTCAATTGGAGTTAGTTCTGTTTCATTCATCTCTCAGAGAGTTGACAATATTTTTAAG TTTCTGTGACAACTTAAAGGAGCTTACATTGGTACCAGTAAAAGATCAAGATCCAAGCATCCACATGAACAGCCCATTCAGTGAGGTGAAaggaaaatttgttttgaattCTTTGGTGGTGGTTAATATGGAAGAAGACAGTGGAGGGTTGCGAATACCCCAACAATCGTCAAAGCGTAGATATCAGGAGTATCTGGTTTTCAAAACAGATATGAGACATCTGAAAAACCACTGGAATGATGCTTCTCCCTGTCCTGTTATCAATGATAGGTTCTCTTCCTTAACGTTTAAACACCTGAGAATTCCAAGGGGAATGTTTGAAGTTTGGTggattgaaaaaaatgtaccTAGTCGCACAGCGAATTCGACCGATCGTGAATTAAAGGCTGATGGATGGTACATGAATGATCCACTAGAAAACATAGACTTGGAAAGCATCAGGAATGTGCGAGAACCTTTCCCGGTGTTTATAAAAAAAGGGTTGAAGGCCCCTAATGCTAGGTTGATTTCCTGCTTCTACTCTGACCAA gGATTCTCAGATTTTTGTCTTAATCACCCTCATCTCAAGGCACTGAAGTTGAAGGCGCTTCCAGTATATGATGACTGGGGCAACGCCATGTTACAAACGAAGAATCAAGTCGTTGGAGAAGAATGGTATTCAAACTCTTGGGAGAATCTCGCTGGGCTCCAAGCTTTCTCCGTTGAGCCTTCCCTATTGGCTGTTG ATCACAAACGAGAGAGGCCAACGCGAAAGCGTAAATTTGGCGAGCCATTTTATAATGCTGCTGAATCGAACCCAATTGTACATTTGCCTGTCCTCGGAGTAGTCTTTAAAAGTTGTTTGCAAATAGAAGAACTAGAAATTGGGGTCTTCACAGAC GTATTAAAAGAATGTATTCACCTTGAGAGCCTAAGGTTGAAGAATCTCGGATCGCCCCTCCTGTGTTGCTATACGAAGCATCTATGCGCCGCGCTTCCCAGTGCTCGGAAACTAAATACATTAAG CATCTTTCAGCGTAACATGGTTCCTCTGGCAAAATTGTTGGATTCTATCGAGCAATGCTCCGCACTTACCCGTTTGGGATTGGTTGCTCCTTCGGATGCAGCACCTTTCAAATGGTCTGCCGGTGTTCTTACTCAACGGGTCATTGAACTTTGCATGAAACTACAAAATCTGGTGGCCTTCTTTTGCGTTATGAATATTCCAAAATCTCACAAAGCTACGGTGATAAAACAGCTTCTACACGTGATGTCTCCAAGAAGGCCTAGTTTTTGTGTTGATATCCAGGCCTCGGATAAAAATAGTCTTGATCACGAGTCGTTTTCATTACCTCTTGTACACCGTGAAGTTCTAGTTCATTGTAATAGCCGAATTGGCGTTGTGCCTTACGACTTTAAGTCTTTCCTATTGTAA
- the LOC116917914 gene encoding uncharacterized protein LOC116917914 isoform X1, protein MDSNEEKCDILRLPSELLLLLMELLSGKDVINFSLTCSRFLHVSRNFLRLLRFENCWMTGISVGDFKAHLTLSVDPFQLTECSFNNCYWLPAILLQNFIKKCENIEVLKISETKLNCGHLAHIFGKCKRITHLSMTLSHDDLKLTQKSGKNVSQPSTDVILQQTCLKDCYDSMQKLIQLELVLFHSSLRELTIFLSFCDNLKELTLVPVKDQDPSIHMNSPFSEVKGKFVLNSLVVVNMEEDSGGLRIPQQSSKRRYQEYLVFKTDMRHLKNHWNDASPCPVINDRFSSLTFKHLRIPRGMFEVWWIEKNVPSRTANSTDRELKADGWYMNDPLENIDLESIRNVREPFPVFIKKGLKAPNARLISCFYSDQGFSDFCLNHPHLKALKLKALPVYDDWGNAMLQTKNQVVGEEWYSNSWENLAGLQAFSVEPSLLAVDHKRERPTRKRKFGEPFYNAAESNPIVHLPVLGVVFKSCLQIEELEIGVFTDVSETFRIDGEDLAQITQCKLLRKLTLASFNIVEGVFLEEVLKECIHLESLRLKNLGSPLLCCYTKHLCAALPSARKLNTLSIFQRNMVPLAKLLDSIEQCSALTRLGLVAPSDAAPFKWSAGVLTQRVIELCMKLQNLVAFFCVMNIPKSHKATVIKQLLHVMSPRRPSFCVDIQASDKNSLDHESFSLPLVHREVLVHCNSRIGVVPYDFKSFLL, encoded by the exons ATGGATTCTAATGAAGAAAAGTGTGACATTCTACGTTTACCTTCTGAACTGTTGCTCCTTCTTATGGAACTTCTGTCGGGAAAGGACGTTATAAACTTTTCCTTAACTTGTAGTCGATTCTTACATGTCTCGCGCAATTTTCTCAG ATTGCTTCGGTTTGAAAATTGTTGGATGACAGGAATCTCAGTTGGAGATTTCAAAGCACATCTGACCCTTAGTGTTGATCCTTTCCAGCTAACAGAATGTAGCTTTAACAATTGTTATTGGCTTCCTGCAATCTTGCTTCAAAActtcataaaaaaatgtgaaaatatAGAAGTGCTTAAAATTTCAGAAACAAAACTTAATTGTGGACATTTGGCACATATTTTTGGAAAGTGTAAAAGAATTACTCATCTATCAATGACATTATCCCATGATGACCTCAAGTTAACTCAAAAGAGTGGGAAAAATGTTTCACAACCATCCACTGATGTTATTCTCCAGCAAACTTGTCTGAAGGACTGCTATGACAGTATGCAGAAACTCATTCAATTGGAGTTAGTTCTGTTTCATTCATCTCTCAGAGAGTTGACAATATTTTTAAG TTTCTGTGACAACTTAAAGGAGCTTACATTGGTACCAGTAAAAGATCAAGATCCAAGCATCCACATGAACAGCCCATTCAGTGAGGTGAAaggaaaatttgttttgaattCTTTGGTGGTGGTTAATATGGAAGAAGACAGTGGAGGGTTGCGAATACCCCAACAATCGTCAAAGCGTAGATATCAGGAGTATCTGGTTTTCAAAACAGATATGAGACATCTGAAAAACCACTGGAATGATGCTTCTCCCTGTCCTGTTATCAATGATAGGTTCTCTTCCTTAACGTTTAAACACCTGAGAATTCCAAGGGGAATGTTTGAAGTTTGGTggattgaaaaaaatgtaccTAGTCGCACAGCGAATTCGACCGATCGTGAATTAAAGGCTGATGGATGGTACATGAATGATCCACTAGAAAACATAGACTTGGAAAGCATCAGGAATGTGCGAGAACCTTTCCCGGTGTTTATAAAAAAAGGGTTGAAGGCCCCTAATGCTAGGTTGATTTCCTGCTTCTACTCTGACCAA gGATTCTCAGATTTTTGTCTTAATCACCCTCATCTCAAGGCACTGAAGTTGAAGGCGCTTCCAGTATATGATGACTGGGGCAACGCCATGTTACAAACGAAGAATCAAGTCGTTGGAGAAGAATGGTATTCAAACTCTTGGGAGAATCTCGCTGGGCTCCAAGCTTTCTCCGTTGAGCCTTCCCTATTGGCTGTTG ATCACAAACGAGAGAGGCCAACGCGAAAGCGTAAATTTGGCGAGCCATTTTATAATGCTGCTGAATCGAACCCAATTGTACATTTGCCTGTCCTCGGAGTAGTCTTTAAAAGTTGTTTGCAAATAGAAGAACTAGAAATTGGGGTCTTCACAGACGTAAGTGAAACGTTTCGCATTGATGGGGAAGATTTGGCTCAGATAACGCAATGCAAACTGCTTAGGAAACTGACACTTGCTAGCTTTAATATTGTCGAAGGGGTATTTTTGGAAGAG GTATTAAAAGAATGTATTCACCTTGAGAGCCTAAGGTTGAAGAATCTCGGATCGCCCCTCCTGTGTTGCTATACGAAGCATCTATGCGCCGCGCTTCCCAGTGCTCGGAAACTAAATACATTAAG CATCTTTCAGCGTAACATGGTTCCTCTGGCAAAATTGTTGGATTCTATCGAGCAATGCTCCGCACTTACCCGTTTGGGATTGGTTGCTCCTTCGGATGCAGCACCTTTCAAATGGTCTGCCGGTGTTCTTACTCAACGGGTCATTGAACTTTGCATGAAACTACAAAATCTGGTGGCCTTCTTTTGCGTTATGAATATTCCAAAATCTCACAAAGCTACGGTGATAAAACAGCTTCTACACGTGATGTCTCCAAGAAGGCCTAGTTTTTGTGTTGATATCCAGGCCTCGGATAAAAATAGTCTTGATCACGAGTCGTTTTCATTACCTCTTGTACACCGTGAAGTTCTAGTTCATTGTAATAGCCGAATTGGCGTTGTGCCTTACGACTTTAAGTCTTTCCTATTGTAA
- the LOC116917914 gene encoding uncharacterized protein LOC116917914 isoform X4: MTLSHDDLKLTQKSGKNVSQPSTDVILQQTCLKDCYDSMQKLIQLELVLFHSSLRELTIFLSFCDNLKELTLVPVKDQDPSIHMNSPFSEVKGKFVLNSLVVVNMEEDSGGLRIPQQSSKRRYQEYLVFKTDMRHLKNHWNDASPCPVINDRFSSLTFKHLRIPRGMFEVWWIEKNVPSRTANSTDRELKADGWYMNDPLENIDLESIRNVREPFPVFIKKGLKAPNARLISCFYSDQGFSDFCLNHPHLKALKLKALPVYDDWGNAMLQTKNQVVGEEWYSNSWENLAGLQAFSVEPSLLAVDHKRERPTRKRKFGEPFYNAAESNPIVHLPVLGVVFKSCLQIEELEIGVFTDVSETFRIDGEDLAQITQCKLLRKLTLASFNIVEGVFLEEVLKECIHLESLRLKNLGSPLLCCYTKHLCAALPSARKLNTLSIFQRNMVPLAKLLDSIEQCSALTRLGLVAPSDAAPFKWSAGVLTQRVIELCMKLQNLVAFFCVMNIPKSHKATVIKQLLHVMSPRRPSFCVDIQASDKNSLDHESFSLPLVHREVLVHCNSRIGVVPYDFKSFLL, from the exons ATGACATTATCCCATGATGACCTCAAGTTAACTCAAAAGAGTGGGAAAAATGTTTCACAACCATCCACTGATGTTATTCTCCAGCAAACTTGTCTGAAGGACTGCTATGACAGTATGCAGAAACTCATTCAATTGGAGTTAGTTCTGTTTCATTCATCTCTCAGAGAGTTGACAATATTTTTAAG TTTCTGTGACAACTTAAAGGAGCTTACATTGGTACCAGTAAAAGATCAAGATCCAAGCATCCACATGAACAGCCCATTCAGTGAGGTGAAaggaaaatttgttttgaattCTTTGGTGGTGGTTAATATGGAAGAAGACAGTGGAGGGTTGCGAATACCCCAACAATCGTCAAAGCGTAGATATCAGGAGTATCTGGTTTTCAAAACAGATATGAGACATCTGAAAAACCACTGGAATGATGCTTCTCCCTGTCCTGTTATCAATGATAGGTTCTCTTCCTTAACGTTTAAACACCTGAGAATTCCAAGGGGAATGTTTGAAGTTTGGTggattgaaaaaaatgtaccTAGTCGCACAGCGAATTCGACCGATCGTGAATTAAAGGCTGATGGATGGTACATGAATGATCCACTAGAAAACATAGACTTGGAAAGCATCAGGAATGTGCGAGAACCTTTCCCGGTGTTTATAAAAAAAGGGTTGAAGGCCCCTAATGCTAGGTTGATTTCCTGCTTCTACTCTGACCAA gGATTCTCAGATTTTTGTCTTAATCACCCTCATCTCAAGGCACTGAAGTTGAAGGCGCTTCCAGTATATGATGACTGGGGCAACGCCATGTTACAAACGAAGAATCAAGTCGTTGGAGAAGAATGGTATTCAAACTCTTGGGAGAATCTCGCTGGGCTCCAAGCTTTCTCCGTTGAGCCTTCCCTATTGGCTGTTG ATCACAAACGAGAGAGGCCAACGCGAAAGCGTAAATTTGGCGAGCCATTTTATAATGCTGCTGAATCGAACCCAATTGTACATTTGCCTGTCCTCGGAGTAGTCTTTAAAAGTTGTTTGCAAATAGAAGAACTAGAAATTGGGGTCTTCACAGACGTAAGTGAAACGTTTCGCATTGATGGGGAAGATTTGGCTCAGATAACGCAATGCAAACTGCTTAGGAAACTGACACTTGCTAGCTTTAATATTGTCGAAGGGGTATTTTTGGAAGAG GTATTAAAAGAATGTATTCACCTTGAGAGCCTAAGGTTGAAGAATCTCGGATCGCCCCTCCTGTGTTGCTATACGAAGCATCTATGCGCCGCGCTTCCCAGTGCTCGGAAACTAAATACATTAAG CATCTTTCAGCGTAACATGGTTCCTCTGGCAAAATTGTTGGATTCTATCGAGCAATGCTCCGCACTTACCCGTTTGGGATTGGTTGCTCCTTCGGATGCAGCACCTTTCAAATGGTCTGCCGGTGTTCTTACTCAACGGGTCATTGAACTTTGCATGAAACTACAAAATCTGGTGGCCTTCTTTTGCGTTATGAATATTCCAAAATCTCACAAAGCTACGGTGATAAAACAGCTTCTACACGTGATGTCTCCAAGAAGGCCTAGTTTTTGTGTTGATATCCAGGCCTCGGATAAAAATAGTCTTGATCACGAGTCGTTTTCATTACCTCTTGTACACCGTGAAGTTCTAGTTCATTGTAATAGCCGAATTGGCGTTGTGCCTTACGACTTTAAGTCTTTCCTATTGTAA